One genomic segment of Hordeum vulgare subsp. vulgare chromosome 2H, MorexV3_pseudomolecules_assembly, whole genome shotgun sequence includes these proteins:
- the LOC123425105 gene encoding uncharacterized protein LOC123425105: protein MPQVSTARLCRRRRRSSQPAIAGFDHDIELKSIYCEPTTEEEEEEEEEEEVEEEEEDEEEEEEEDEDEEEFAPESSMEEQEEDFDQHRENWEISFGKGRFDFEALTMLSPMLFTHCSPSRIPEEAILSKTLQIYSIKIAKTKHLKWPLQVYGVVAARDYVDHRRNIVFFRRRIHSQTLTKKDPYLHLTGPCRALMCRDPVHIEFQLKVKGQSRSQDRTLITRPVQMYNPSWHDWCYRCFSNYLCKIELCFEQLGWSRQATILSARVTQGSPFKHGGQIVCRASPCEDDPNKEIVLYDSKYGTMDMMEPDVTMSIDSDGYLQLSRRVVSVRGRLKFFIYTYSRAGAIAASGRVLFKAKDCQTSQATCILHNNKPSKGKNTSSKVKITVAWSRLVRSINDIGPQSFDNRLLLGYKDI, encoded by the exons ATGCCGCAGGTATCAACGGCGCGCTTGTGTAGGCGGAGGAGACGTTCCTCGCAACCGGCGATTGCTGGATTCGATCACGACATCGAGTTGAAATCGATTTACTGCGAACCAACCaccgaagaggaagaggaggaggaagaagaagaggaggtggaagaagaggaggaggatgaggaggaagaagaagaagaagacgaagacgagGAGGAGTTTGCTCCTGAATCCTCCAtggaggagcaggaggaagaCTTCGATCAGCACCGGGAAAACTGGGAGATCTCATTCGGCAAAGGCCGGTTTGACTTCGAAGCTCTGA CGATGCTGAGCCCGATGCTCTTCACACACTGCTCGCCGAGCCGCATCCCAGAAGAAGCCATCCTTTCCAAGACACTTCAGATATACTCCATCAAAATCGCCAAGACAAAACACCTCAAGTGGCCACTTCAAGTGTACGGCGTCGTTGCCGCTCGAGACTATGTGGATCACAGACGCAATATTGTCTTCTTTCGTCGAAGGATTCACAGCCAAACCCTCACCAAGAAA GATCCTTATCTGCACTTGACTGGCCCATGTCGCGCACTCATGTGCCGCGATCCCGTTCACATAGAATTCCAACTCAAAGTGAAGGGACAATCTCGGTCCCAGGATAGGACGCTCATCACTCGACCCGTGCAGATGTACAATCCTTCCTGGCACGATTGGTGTTACAGGTGCTTCTCCAACTACCTCTGCAAAATAGAGCTGTGCTTCGAACAACTTGGCTGGTcacgccaggccaccatcttgtcTGCCCGTGTTACCCAAGGGTCACCTTTCAAACACGGCGGGCAAATTGTTTGCCGCGCCTCGCCTTGCGAGGACGATCCTAACAAGGAAATCGTGCTGTATGATTCAAAGTATGGAACAATGGATATGATGGAACCCGATGTAACAATGTCGATCGATTCAGATGGTTACCTTCAACTGTCGAGGCGCGTTGTTTCTGTACGAGGAAGGCTCAAATTTTTCATCTACACCTACTCCCGCGCTGGTGCTATCGCTGCTAGTGGCCGTGTCTTGTTCAAAGCTAAGGATTGCCAAACAAGCCAGGCTACATGTATCCTTCACAACAACAAGCCATCCAAAGGGAAGAATACCTCTTCTAAAGTGAAGATTACTGTTGCTTGGTCCCGCTTGGTTAGAAGCATAAATGATATCGGCCCACAATCCTTTGACAATCGTCTCCTGCTTGGCTATAAGGATATCTGA